The region tGTGCACATAGAACATTTTGAAGCAGAAGAGAAAAAGTGTTTTAAATGATGGTATTATCCACAGGGTGGAAAAGGTTTACGGTCATGTTCGGGAcagaatgataatgatgaaaccAAAGCACAAGCCTAATACTTTTGACTTAGCGCTGCTACAACATCCCTGTCCAGATAGATTGTTATTAGTGCCACCATGCAAATAACAATATGCATTGCAGAAAGCCTggacataaaaacaaaatgtacatgttttcttgCAGCATTTAGGTGCTGGGATTGCAGTCTTACCTCTCATTGCAATACTTGAGACCATTGCTTATGGTAAAGCTTTTGGTAAGTCTTCTTTCACCTCACTTATTGTAGGACCAAGCTTGTGCAATAGTCTAATTCTTTATTTTGGGATAGTTGAATTGGCAGTTTAGATTTAATGCTTTATTATAATGGCAAATTTTAGTTGGCACATTTACTCAAAAATTGCTAAGATATATCCTGGCAAGTATGAACATGAAAATCTTTTAGATAGTTATTGAAATGCTTTGCTTGCAGCATTACCAATTCACTTGCCAGTCACACTTAAGTTAACACTGGTGATAACATTCTCTTAATCTTGCTTCCTTTGCAGCTAGTAGGAACAAATACAGAATAGATGCTACGCAAGAACTCTTAGCACTTGGTAAGTACACATGACAAGCAACATACAACgtaatttcatattttgtaatGCATCAAAAGGCAATGATAATACTGGTATATTATATATAGGTATAGATTTTTGAGTTGAGACGAAACAGGATTGTAGACCAGAAAGTTTAATGCTGTAGGTGACCATCTTGCAGAATAGTGCTCCTATTGTGGTCTGCACATGTGACCTCTTAAGAACTGAAGAGTTTTCTTGAGAATGTAGATCTAATTTGATCCTTCCCTCCTCAGGCATTGCCAACATAGTGAGTTCGTTCTTCGGGTCATACCCGATGTCGTGTAGCTGCTCCAGAACAGCCATCAACTCCACCAGCGGGGTCAGGACGCCGTTAGGGGGGATTTTTGCAGGTCagcattttgttttgctttatctTAACATGAAGTCGCACTGAACTGGATAGAGATGAACGACACGCTATGATGATCTTAACATTACATTATACCTGCAGTATTTAGCCTTCATCCTGTTGAGGTAGCCAATTGGCAAGaaatttgcattggttatgaggttaggcagcagggagaaggttaagtatgggaatttctgtcatcattacaatgtacaacataGAAAGCACTTACCTCATACTCATGTTACCCATAATGTTGTATATTGTGTCTTTTGTATTGTTTACATGACTGttcatttactagtatttgtttccTCTCGTTTATGCACAGGTTTGCTGGTGATCCTAGCTCTAGCGTTCATCATGCCATATTTCCAGTACATCCCCAGTGCAGTGCTTGGAGCTGTGATCATTGCCTCAGTCATCAACATGTTTGAGTATCAGGTCATCCCCAAACAGTGGAGGATACACAGTGAGTTTAGATACTGGGTTGTTTAGTCTATATTGAAAAATTATCATAATTGTACAAGCTATTCACTAGGCTATATTAGAAAATTATCATAATTGTACAATTTATTCACTTGTGTCACATATGTATTTTAGATTGTTGAATGTAATTTTCTGGGAAGTAGAGCTGAAACAAATAAGAATAGTATAATGAAAACTCAAAACCTTTTTCCTTCTAGAGACAATcctgatatgttgaaaatttgatgagTACATAGTGTCAGTGCTAGCGATTGGTGCCATGAACAtcggtcagaaaatagaggAAGGGACAGCAATGCAGAAATCTCCTATAGTGCATGAAAACTTAGCTTAATATCATACAGTGTATGAAAACTTAGCttgatatgaaaacattttcataaGTGAAGCTGACAAACCTTTTTTCCCAACACAGAACCAGACTTGTTAGTGTGGATTGTGTGCTTCCTCTGTGTGTTGTTTCTCGGAATCCAGGTAACCACTTTGTTATTTTCCATATTTGGGACTATGAAATAAACCTGATGGATATTGCAGAATATTCTGAAATAACATTCTGTTGACTAGCTTTTGATATTGGTATAGAATTTCATAGGCATGACAATTATTTGAATTAAATCATACATGATGACCCAAAAAATGTGGGCTCGGGCTACTTAGTGATTTGTAGAAAGTACCTATTGGAGGTACATGAATTAAGTCCCTTTTTTATGTGAAAATGCTTGAACTTTTGtttgtagtactgtaaatgcagaaatgttcgcagtggttttatgtttgcggttttcgcggtgaactttcagcgcgaacttataAACACCGCGAAaccttttgcccacctatgactgcagctctgctattgtttcaaacacgaacttagaaccaccgcgaacactccattttctgcctacaacgaaataaaaaccatgcgaactaaaaaatgcatttacagtatgccttGTGTTAGATCTGTAATCTGATTCGTCTTGTTTCCACAACAGTTTGGCATCCTTGTTGGAGTGGGCCTGGGGCTGATTATTGAGCTGTATGGATTAGCTAAACCTGGCACAAAGGTACTGCAGTGTTCTACATGGTTTGATGACTTATTTGTGACTTTCTGAAGATCTTGCCATGTCTTCATGCTAGTTGTATATCTAAAATGTACATTCATGTTTTGCAGTTCATCAATAAGATTTTCCTTGAAGGGGACATTAAGTGGTTGGTCTTGTGCCTGACAATAACCTTAAGCTACTGATTTCGACCCACAACCCTTTAAAATATATATGAATTAGGGAAAACCTCAGTGTTGTGAGGTCAAAAGACATCACATCACAACACTTTCAGGCAGTGGCCTTCTTTCTCATAGGAAACTATCATGGTAAATAAAAAGACACATGATGAAGGGTAGATCAAGTAAGAAGAGTCAAAATGCCAGTATCTTGTGATTTTTAACTTATTTTGCAACCTTTCCTAGGTTGACACTATTGACTGCTGTCCAAAAATTGCTGTAGTGAGGTTTGACAAGGGTCTGTCCTTCCCTGCCTCAGACTTCATTGTCACAACCATCCACGATGCTGGCTTGGATGGTAAGTGGCCTGCTAAAAGTGAAAACCATCTCATAATAGACAACAGTACCATTACTAATAAAATCACATACTTTATCCAAAATCATGAATGTATGACAGATAGATGTGTTTAGGTTCATGCTGATTATAGCTGTTTGTCTTtgctgtctgtttgtttatttgtttgtttatcttttatgtttgctgtttttcagAGCCACCCTACAAACCTGTCATTCTAGACTTCACACATGTGTCACATCTAGACTTCAGTGTCATCAGGGTAGGAGTTTTCTTAGAATGCATGAACACTTGAATGTTTCAAACAGGCGACACTCTAAATCTGGGAAGACACTCTAAACCCAGAAAATTGTAGTTTTTTTCTACGTAAATTGACCAAAATGAATGTATGTCTATATATGATGTCTAAGTATGATGTAACAGAAGGTTATCAGTATCAAGGTAACAGTTTGATGTCTCCAGGGATATGGGCAGTTCCGCAGAATTCTGTGGATTTCTTCAGAATTCTGTGGATTtcttcagaattctgcagaattctgatgATGTCAGCCAGAATTCTGATGATGTCAGTCAGAATTCTGATGATGTCAGTCAGAATTCTAATGATGTCAGTCAGAATCCTGATGATGTCAGCCAGAATTCGGATGATGTCAGCCAGAATTCGGATGATGTCAGCCAGAATTCGGATGATGTCAGCCAGAATTCTGGAAAACTTAGACAGTATTCTGGAAACCTTAGACAGAATTCTGGAAACCTTAGACAGAATTTGGACAAACTGTATATTTTGTAGAATAAAAAATGTTTCCCTTTTAGTTATTGGTATTCtccatcatgatcatcatcagtATCAGATAATGTTATTGTCTTCCCAAAAATTATTTCTTACAGTTTTCCGGATTTGATGTGTCTATCAGGATTTATAGTGTCGCTTATTGTCATTGTCTTGTGTCTTGTTGTAACAAGTAGATTTTTAGAAGTAAAATGCAACTTATAACAAGTTTTACTGTATTTTTTCGTAAGTTGACAAAGATTGACAATACTTgaatgagtaagtgagtgaaaACTGCTAGTTCCATGTAACCTCTCCTGTCCAACTAACGAATGACCTGCTTTTGAACTTTTCAGTCACTTGCCCTCTCCGTTGAAGAGTATGGCACAAACAACACACCATTGTATTTTGCCTGTGTCAATGTAAGTAAAGGAACTCTGAATGGCTGCTGtcatacacaatcatgtagttTGTAATTTGAATTGAatctatgttctatctaagacAAAATATTTTACCTTGCAAATGTTGTATTGGAGTATGTTATAGCTGGTATATTGTATTCAAAGTAGTATGTTTGTAATAGAAGTACTTGACATCTGGTTTAGGCTAGGATGGAAATTATGTATCTTTGTTTAGGCACACACATAGTACATGCATGATAGTCATTGAAACCATCTCTGATTAAAAACAGCTAAGACATGTGTTCTGAagtacaatttttgtgtgttgatGACAGCTTTGTACAATGATCTCGTAATCTACTTGCTGGCTAATCAGAACATTTTGTACTTACCATTATATTTCTTCTTTGTCTCTGAAGAGGGATTTGGAAGGGAAGCTCAAAAAGGCCAGTATTAAGAACCTGCAGTGTTTCCCAACAGTCCAGCTGGCTACAGAAGCAATCCTTGGTAAGACTTACAATGATTCATGCTACATGTGATTTTACAATTTAAAATCAGTGTTCAAGAAAACTTACGAGGCTTATGAATAATCTGTGATGaaagtgtatgttttgaatgGGGTGAAATTTCTCCCCAAACTGTCTTCcaatgttggtgatttttgtaaAGCGTGTGTCATGCCTCATTTTTCGTGATGATCTTTTCGATGAAATCCTTAATCATGTGATGCATTTTCCacaatttttctacaaaattgcACGTCGTGATCTGATGAGAGCTAATGCAATGACTTTCAATGGTACAGATGAAGGCGTACATGGGTGTATAGGCATGGGTTTCAACGAGGGGCAAAACCGGGGAACCCGGAGAATAACCCCCGGTACAGGTAGGAGACAGCCTCTGCCAACCCTCCTCCTGCACGTGGACATGGGAACTGAACTCTctattcatgttttgttttgctacTGGGCCCGTACCTTTGCTCAGTACCATCTCATCGTGGGTGGCGGAAGGTGCTTCTTTTTGGGGAATTGTTTGGGTCATCTCCTTGTTGTCTggcccctggttgtgttgtgttattgtCTGTATTTTGTTGGTATGTTGGTTTACATGGTGGGGCATTCTAGGAAGGCATGCACAAATTTGTCCACTAAATGTCTGTGGAAAACAAACTTGTCTGCAAGATGGCTAAAAAAGAGTGCCTGCAGAAATCACCGGGCTACctgtctttgcacatctgatcAATAAACTGCTGTTGCTGTAAAAGTCATGATAACAATCGCAGATGTTTAGAAGTCTAGCAGTGTTAACAGTGTTTATTTTAATGAAATACTTGAAAACTAACATTGCTTTTACATTGTTCCTGGAATGAAAAAGTTATGATATTATCAATTTCAAATTAATCATGCTTGTCAATCAGTATGCATACAGATTAACCTTTTAACCATAGCCACTGAAAAGTTTGAGAGAAACAATttcacttgtaagttgtatactTTTCTTCTCTGCAGTCATGCTGCAATCTGTGTGTTCAGTCCCTATTCCATCCTCCTGTCCAGCATGTGTTTTCTGTACTAATAAGTGTCCATGTCAGTGTTTACTAACTGTGTTAGTCGGAATGTTTAACTTTGCATGTGGTTGATGTCACTAAATACATTGTGAAGTATGCATGCAGTCCACTAATTATAAGTGATTCGCCTACTTGAAAAAGATAGGTATTCCTTCAATTGTTAATTGTATATCTAACTGGTTGATTTTTGTTATAGGATCTAATGGTATCATGTTCTAAAAATTTTACACAACAGAACAATTCCTCACATGAAATCGCTTCTTACtgaaccccccacccccatgacTATGTGGTTCAAATGTCTCCTTGCTAGGGGCCTTCAGAAGTGTTTTCGAAAAGTTCCCATAGTATGTAACAATATCACCCAATTACAAGGGAGACACACATTGCCCTATTCCATCTGTAACTTCTCAGTGTCTTCCACAGGTGCCTCCATAgaggacggagatgtacaccaGCCCATACTGATGACAGAACTGTCCTCAGACCACCTGGACATCTCCAGTGACACAGGAGAAGTTCTACAGAACCACATATCGCCCGCAGACAAAGACAATCATGAGACAGAAGTCTAGTGAACAGTCCAGAAATTACCATCCCCCAATCCTCTCCTGCCAGAGCTGTCACTTTTACCTGACAATATGAAACAGCAGGCAGTGGCCCCGGCCTGTCAACCTGCAACCAACTTCtggccagctgtcagccaatcagatactctcCCCAGCTGTTCTTACAGGGAAaattaccagccaatcacgttgcccaTTTTGGTCAAGaggcaatgtgattggctggtaacttacCCAGGAACAAATGCTGCCAGAAGAACAGATTACAGGCTGTTATGCCAGGGTGTCTGCTTGCTATCATGCTGACATGCATTGTgtaatacaattgttggctctGGCAGTAGATGACCTTTATGGCAAAGTAATCTATTTTATTACATGGATGTATTAAGCATGAGAATGACCATGACAATGTGATCATATTGTTTTGATGAATACTGAGTCTGtagaaatgagaaaaaaaagtcaTATAAATTCTGGAATATTTTAGAAGAGGTTACCTTTACCTCATATGCAAAAGTCATATTATCACATTTAATTATGATCTTTAAACTTTCAACTTCTTTTTATCTCAGATGATACTTCACTGCCAGTGTAAGTATAGCGACACATTGTTTAACACATGGCGAGAAAGATGCAGGTAGCTGTAGGACTGATCTCAGAAAATGCCTTTTGTCGTTTTGGATTGTTTTTCAAATGGAGTACCAGCAATAGATCAGATTTGATCCAGCAGGGTAAAA is a window of Branchiostoma lanceolatum isolate klBraLanc5 chromosome 8, klBraLanc5.hap2, whole genome shotgun sequence DNA encoding:
- the LOC136440081 gene encoding sodium-independent sulfate anion transporter-like isoform X1 → MAAVLRKCKRNGVKLVQQTCSVRFLKKRLPIVGWLPKYNLEKFQGDLIAGLTVGLTVIPQGLAYAAVAELPLQYGLYSAFMGCFIYCLFGTSKDVTLGPTAIISLMTAEYAKGEPKLAIALCLCAGLVQFTMGVLQLGFLVNFMAFPVISGYMSAAAVIIGCGQLKLIFGLKNVRREFIWNIYDTFRKIPETNHWDLTLGIISFVILLIMKWLKDRNWDKNRDPFTPLTTRQRVGRKAIWLIGTGRNALIVIVTTIFAGVLFSNNIRPFTMTKDVPPGFPDVGPPSFSYEHNNRTVEGEEFFSHLGAGIAVLPLIAILETIAYGKAFASRNKYRIDATQELLALGIANIVSSFFGSYPMSCSCSRTAINSTSGVRTPLGGIFAGLLVILALAFIMPYFQYIPSAVLGAVIIASVINMFEYQVIPKQWRIHKPDLLVWIVCFLCVLFLGIQFGILVGVGLGLIIELYGLAKPGTKVDTIDCCPKIAVVRFDKGLSFPASDFIVTTIHDAGLDEPPYKPVILDFTHVSHLDFSVIRSLALSVEEYGTNNTPLYFACVNRDLEGKLKKASIKNLQCFPTVQLATEAILDEGVHGCIGMGFNEGQNRGTRRITPGTGASIEDGDVHQPILMTELSSDHLDISSDTGEVLQNHISPADKDNHETEV
- the LOC136440081 gene encoding sodium-independent sulfate anion transporter-like isoform X2, encoding MAAVLRKCKRNGVKLVQQTCSVRFLKKRLPIVGWLPKYNLEKFQGDLIAGLTVGLTVIPQGLAYAAVAELPLQYGLYSAFMGCFIYCLFGTSKDVTLGPTAIISLMTAEYAKGEPKLAIALCLCAGLVQFTMGVLQLGFLVNFMAFPVISGYMSAAAVIIGCGQLKLIFGLKNVRREFIWNIYDTFRKIPETNHWDLTLGIISFVILLIMKWLKDRNWDKNRDPFTPLTTRQRVGRKAIWLIGTGRNALIVIVTTIFAGVLFSNNIRPFTMTKDVPPGFPDVGPPSFSYEHNNRTVEGEEFFSHLGAGIAVLPLIAILETIAYGKAFASRNKYRIDATQELLALGIANIVSSFFGSYPMSCSCSRTAINSTSGVRTPLGGIFAGLLVILALAFIMPYFQYIPSAVLGAVIIASVINMFEYQVIPKQWRIHKPDLLVWIVCFLCVLFLGIQFGILVGVGLGLIIELYGLAKPGTKVDTIDCCPKIAVVRFDKGLSFPASDFIVTTIHDAGLDEPPYKPVILDFTHVSHLDFSVIRSLALSVEEYGTNNTPLYFACVNRDLEGKLKKASIKNLQCFPTVQLATEAILGASIEDGDVHQPILMTELSSDHLDISSDTGEVLQNHISPADKDNHETEV